In Fusarium verticillioides 7600 chromosome 4, whole genome shotgun sequence, the following proteins share a genomic window:
- a CDS encoding L-ascorbate oxidase — MKFNILAVLPLLALAAAKCKVHDQTFTPDYVLEATLEDIKVNCKSRQSVVFNGTFPGPTLHLKEEQTVWIRVYNRVPDQNLTVHWHGISQRAAPFSDGTPLVSQWPIPANNFFDYEVRPQRGDAGTYFYHSHVGLQSLTAHGVLIVKDADKPEYKYDGDLALIVADNYDASDETIEAGLLGDPFKWSGEPQAITINGNSGNQSFDTASDISCTPHVIEVDPGKTYRMRFIGATALSMIKLGIDGHEKLTVIEADGSYTKSAKVDHVQVSSGQRFSYLLKAKSAKEVCHGDDSQFWVRYESRDRPKQISGYAILRYKCPKGPKLPRTLPPSSPVVLPNNTYDYLEYKLQGLSEYNNKAFPRLSEVTRTVTIQINQVLTTGQYENGTLNGTVAWAQNGLPWKESVQADHNQVPYLIQVYETGQTPNYTLALEHGGFDPNTKAFPAKVGEVLDIVWQNNNGPTGGWDFHPMHVHGYHVYDLGSGNGTYDAHENEKHFKNFTPVLRDSTNLYRYATKGVPHHTAGWRAWRIKITEENIGAWMMHCHILQHQVMGMATVWVFGDAQEIKGKFPALPYSQGYLNYGGSAYGTGAKPPVVNHYYSDDD, encoded by the exons ATGAAGTTCAATATTCTGGCTGTGTTGCCAttgttggctttggcagcTGCCAAATGCAAGGTGCATGATCAGACGTTTACGCCGGATTATGTCCTCGAAGCTACGCTAGAGgacatcaaagtcaattgcAAATCTCGTCAATCGGTCGTTTTTAACGGGACTTTTCCGGGACCTACGCTCCACCTCAAGGAAGAACAAACAGTCTGGATTCGTGTCTACAATCGCGTGCCAGACCAGAACCTCACCGTC CACTGGCATGGAATAAGCCAACGAGCGGCACCCTTTTCCGACGGTACACCTCTTGTCAGCCAATGGCCCATTCCCGCGAATAACTTCTTCGATTATGAAGTCCGGCCTCAGCGTGGCGATGCTGGGACGTACTTTTACCACTCGCACGTTGGGCTGCAGAGCTTGACGGCGCATGGAGTCCTGATCGTCAAGGATGCGGATAAGCCCGAATACAAGTACGATGGAGATCTTGCGCTCATCGTCGCAGATAACTATGATGCGTCAGATGAGACCATTGAGGCAGGCCTTCTCGGAGATCCGTTTAAGTGGTCTGGGGAGCCTCAAGCGATTACCATCAACGGCAATTCGGGAAACCAGAGCTTCGATACTGCTTCTGACATTAGCTGCACGCCTCATGTCATTGAAGTCGATCCCGGGAAGACTTACCGCATGCGGTTCATTGGCGCAACTGCTTTGTCGATGATTAAGCTTGGAATTGATGGGCACGAAAAGCTGACAGTCATTGAAGCCGATGGCTCATATACCAAGTCCGCCAAGGTGGATCACGTTCAAGTTTCGTCCGGTCAGCGCTTCAGCTatctcctcaaggccaagtctgcCAAGGAAGTTTGCCATGGTGACGATTCACAGTTTTGGGTACGATATGAGAGTCGTGATCGACCTAAGCAGATCAGTGGTTACGCTATCCTGAGGTACAAATGTCCCAAGGGACCAAAGCTACCAAGGACTCTGCCACCCTCCTCACCGGTTGTCTTACCCAACAACACTTACGACTACCTTGAGTACAAGCTCCAGGGGCTTTCGGAGTACAACAACAAGGCATTCCCACGTTTGAGCGAGGTTACCAGGACGGTGACCATTCAGATCAATCAGGTCCTGACCACTGGACAATATGAGAATGGTACACTGAACGGCACAGTTGCCTGGGC TCAAAATGGTCTCCCATGGAAGGAAAGTGTCCAAGCAGATCACAACCAAGTCCCATATCTCATCCAAGTCTACGAAACCGGCCAGACACCCAACTACACCCTTGCTCTAGAGCACGGCGGTTTTGACCCCAACACAAAAGCCTTCCCAGCCAAGGTCGGCGAAGTCTTGGATATTGTGTGgcagaacaacaacggtCCTACAGGAGGCTGGGACTTTCACCCGATGCATGTTCACGGCTATCATGTCTATGATCTAGGCTCAGGAAACGGCACTTACGATGCACATGAGAACGAGAAGCacttcaagaacttcacGCCTGTTCTTCGAGACTCGACTAATCTGTATCGGTATGCTACCAAGGGCGTACCTCACCATACAGCTGGTTGGAGAGCGTGGAGAATCAAGATCACTGAAGAGAACATCGGAGCTTGGATGATGCATTGCCAtattcttcagcatcaggTCATGGGTATGGCGACAGTTTGGGTGTTTGGCGATGCGCAAGAGATCAAGGGCAAGTTCCCTGCTCTGCCTTACTCGCAGGGTTATCTTAACTATGGTGGTAGTGCGTACGGTACTGGTGCTAAGCCTCCAGTTGTGAACCACTATTATAGTGACGATGACTAG